From a region of the Micromonospora tarapacensis genome:
- a CDS encoding DUF397 domain-containing protein — protein sequence MDLIGATWRKSTRSGSGGGNCVEVADNLPGIVGVRDSKDLTGPALTFAPSAWRAFVARVAERA from the coding sequence GTGGACCTGATCGGCGCTACATGGCGCAAGTCAACCCGCAGCGGCTCCGGCGGCGGCAACTGCGTCGAGGTCGCCGACAACCTGCCCGGCATCGTCGGCGTACGGGACTCGAAGGACCTGACCGGCCCGGCACTGACCTTCGCCCCGTCCGCGTGGCGTGCCTTCGTCGCCCGGGTTGCCGAGCGGGCCTGA
- a CDS encoding ABC transporter ATP-binding protein → MAVIEVTNLYKRYGGTVAVDDVSFAVETGEIFGVLGPNGAGKTTTVECVAGLRVPDGGGVSVLGLDPRRDATRLRQLVGVQLQESQLPDRLRVTEALELYASFYRDPADPARLIDELGLGAKRNTRYDKLSGGQKQRLSIALALVGNPKIAILDELTTGLDPQARRDTWGLIERVRDSGVTIVLVTHFMEEAERLCDRLAVIDQGRVVALDSPAGLVSAVAPEQRIRFRPSAPMDDRLLIELPQVTAVTRSGAQVVVTGTDDVLHAVTSVLARHQIIAADLRLEQATLDDAFVELTGHRLTD, encoded by the coding sequence ATGGCGGTCATCGAGGTGACCAACCTGTACAAGCGGTACGGCGGGACCGTGGCGGTGGACGACGTGTCGTTCGCCGTCGAGACCGGGGAGATCTTCGGGGTGCTCGGCCCGAACGGTGCCGGCAAGACCACCACTGTGGAGTGCGTCGCCGGGCTGCGCGTCCCCGACGGGGGCGGGGTGTCGGTCCTCGGGCTCGACCCCCGCCGGGACGCCACCCGGCTCCGCCAACTGGTGGGGGTGCAACTCCAGGAGAGCCAGCTACCCGACCGGCTGCGGGTCACGGAGGCGCTGGAGCTGTACGCCTCGTTCTACCGTGACCCGGCCGACCCGGCCCGGCTGATCGACGAGTTGGGGCTCGGCGCGAAGCGCAACACCCGGTACGACAAGCTCTCCGGCGGCCAGAAGCAGCGGCTCTCCATCGCGCTGGCACTGGTCGGCAACCCGAAGATCGCGATCCTGGACGAGCTGACCACCGGGTTGGACCCGCAGGCCCGCCGGGACACCTGGGGCCTGATCGAACGGGTCCGCGACAGCGGGGTGACGATCGTGCTGGTCACCCACTTCATGGAGGAGGCCGAGCGGCTCTGCGACCGGCTCGCCGTGATCGACCAGGGGCGGGTGGTGGCGCTGGACAGCCCGGCCGGGCTGGTCTCGGCGGTCGCCCCGGAGCAGCGGATCCGGTTCCGGCCGTCCGCGCCGATGGACGACCGGCTGCTCATCGAGCTGCCGCAGGTGACCGCCGTGACCCGCAGCGGCGCCCAGGTGGTGGTCACCGGCACCGACGACGTGCTGCACGCGGTCACCTCGGTCCTCGCCCGCCACCAGATCATCGCCGCCGACCTCCGGCTGGAGCAGGCCACGCTCGACGACGCGTTCGTCGAGCTGACCGGGCACCGGCTCACCGACTGA
- a CDS encoding helix-turn-helix domain-containing protein has protein sequence MPDVPTALGAFIVSEIRRARGAAGMTQEAFGRGAGFSASHVSAVEGGTRALTLDFIRGADRVLSTGGLFERLAAELGTPSWFLPWLDAERNTTQLRCFQPCLVPGLLQTEDYARAVIRCDDTLSEEEVDKRLADRIERQTAITQEHAPQFVAVVAEAVLRRAAEDFRDVMAGQLKHLIALAERPHIGVHILPDEVSMHVGLTGPFSLARCPDHRWVGEMENQLGGVVVDKDDDVDTLLERWETVRNEALPRRQSIALMKEVVDSWT, from the coding sequence ATGCCTGACGTACCGACCGCGCTAGGCGCCTTCATCGTTAGCGAGATCCGTCGAGCCCGCGGTGCGGCCGGCATGACGCAAGAGGCGTTTGGTCGTGGCGCGGGCTTCAGCGCGTCCCACGTCAGCGCCGTAGAGGGTGGCACGCGGGCGCTGACGTTGGACTTCATCCGCGGCGCTGACCGCGTGCTGAGTACCGGCGGGCTGTTTGAGCGCCTAGCCGCCGAGTTGGGTACACCATCCTGGTTCCTGCCCTGGCTTGACGCTGAGCGCAACACGACGCAACTCAGATGCTTTCAACCCTGCCTTGTACCCGGCTTGCTTCAGACGGAGGACTACGCTCGGGCCGTCATCCGCTGCGACGACACGCTCAGTGAAGAGGAAGTCGACAAGCGGCTCGCCGATCGGATCGAGCGGCAGACAGCCATCACTCAGGAGCACGCCCCGCAGTTCGTCGCAGTCGTCGCCGAGGCCGTGCTTCGTCGTGCGGCCGAGGACTTCCGCGACGTCATGGCAGGGCAGCTTAAGCACCTGATTGCGCTTGCCGAGCGTCCCCATATCGGTGTGCACATCCTGCCGGACGAGGTCAGCATGCATGTGGGGCTGACCGGGCCTTTCAGTCTCGCGCGCTGTCCTGATCACCGGTGGGTGGGCGAGATGGAAAACCAGCTTGGCGGGGTCGTGGTCGACAAGGATGATGATGTGGATACTCTGCTTGAGAGGTGGGAGACGGTTCGCAACGAAGCCCTTCCCCGCCGCCAGTCGATCGCGCTAATGAAGGAAGTTGTGGACTCGTGGACCTGA
- a CDS encoding DUF397 domain-containing protein: MMDLTGAQWRKSTRSSSNGGDCVEVADNLSGVVGVRDSKDPAGPALAFGPTAWRTFVAQVAERA; the protein is encoded by the coding sequence ATCATGGACCTAACCGGCGCACAGTGGCGCAAGAGCACCCGAAGCAGCTCCAACGGTGGCGACTGTGTCGAGGTCGCCGACAATCTTTCCGGTGTCGTCGGCGTACGCGACTCGAAGGACCCGGCCGGTCCGGCGTTGGCCTTCGGGCCGACGGCGTGGCGCACCTTCGTTGCCCAGGTCGCCGAGCGGGCCTGA
- a CDS encoding flavin reductase: MSGDLAAHVPCRPSWRCAACGAAWPCSPAKLCLLAEYKGNMPGLMVYLVTLREEAAEQLAGLDSGERPANLHVRFTDWVPARSG; this comes from the coding sequence GTGAGCGGGGATCTCGCCGCACACGTCCCGTGTCGCCCGTCGTGGCGCTGCGCGGCGTGCGGCGCGGCGTGGCCGTGCTCTCCGGCGAAGCTGTGCCTGCTCGCGGAGTACAAGGGCAACATGCCGGGACTCATGGTCTATCTCGTGACGCTCCGCGAGGAGGCCGCCGAACAGCTCGCCGGGCTGGACTCCGGCGAGCGGCCGGCGAACCTGCACGTCCGCTTCACGGACTGGGTTCCGGCCCGCTCGGGATAG
- a CDS encoding GNAT family N-acetyltransferase, with amino-acid sequence MPIPRRRTSALVRPANPDDAPSVVTLRTLVFPFLVRGVASTRQLIATPPADQHWAGFVAEVDGDVVGWVSASRNERTSAAVGEVSLLHVHPDQRRRGIGAALLARALEHLAPLDLARLRGRALPEALPFARRHGFASSRREHFSAVELRSLPPLPEAPDGVRLVPLAGVDPRRVYEVEVSASADEPGDVVAGSIGYADWLAVTWDNVGLDREASTGAEVDGVLAAISLVKRDGARMWSDFTGTVPEFRGRGLARLAKLAALHWAAAGGVTVAYTGNDAANAPMLAVNARLGYRLVASQWSCVRELRPAIPSGPEPSP; translated from the coding sequence ATGCCGATTCCCAGAAGACGGACGTCCGCGCTGGTCCGCCCGGCGAACCCCGACGACGCACCGTCCGTGGTGACGCTGCGTACGCTCGTGTTCCCCTTCCTGGTACGCGGGGTCGCGTCCACCCGGCAGCTGATCGCCACGCCACCGGCGGACCAGCACTGGGCCGGTTTCGTCGCCGAGGTCGACGGAGACGTCGTCGGCTGGGTGTCGGCGTCCCGCAACGAGCGCACCAGCGCGGCCGTCGGCGAGGTGTCGCTGCTGCACGTACACCCCGACCAGCGGCGGCGCGGGATCGGCGCGGCGCTGCTGGCCCGGGCGCTGGAGCACCTGGCCCCGCTCGACCTGGCCCGGCTGCGCGGGCGCGCCCTGCCGGAGGCGCTGCCGTTCGCCCGCCGGCACGGCTTCGCGTCGAGTCGCCGGGAACACTTCTCGGCCGTGGAACTGCGTTCACTGCCGCCGCTGCCGGAGGCTCCCGACGGCGTCCGGCTGGTCCCGCTGGCCGGCGTCGACCCCCGCCGGGTGTACGAGGTGGAGGTGTCGGCCAGTGCCGACGAGCCGGGCGACGTGGTCGCCGGCTCGATCGGCTACGCCGACTGGCTCGCCGTCACGTGGGACAACGTCGGCCTGGACCGGGAGGCCAGCACCGGCGCCGAGGTCGACGGCGTGCTGGCCGCGATCAGCCTGGTGAAGCGGGACGGCGCGCGGATGTGGTCGGACTTCACCGGCACCGTGCCGGAGTTCCGTGGGCGAGGGCTGGCCCGGTTGGCGAAGCTGGCCGCGCTGCACTGGGCGGCGGCCGGTGGGGTCACCGTGGCGTACACCGGGAACGACGCGGCGAACGCCCCGATGCTGGCGGTCAACGCCCGGCTCGGCTACCGGCTGGTGGCCAGCCAGTGGTCCTGCGTACGCGAGCTGCGGCCCGCTATCCCGAGCGGGCCGGAACCCAGTCCGTGA
- a CDS encoding EI24 domain-containing protein, producing the protein MNASGIPGTAVGAARRFAGGAALLLRGIGLYVRSPGLMLLGVVPAVISGAIFLAAYAVLVFFVNDLAVAVTPYADDWPTTARSLVRVIAALAFLGLGGLLAVLTFTAVTLVIGDPFYEKISERVEQRYGGAPDTVEVPFWPSLRRSAADSLRLVALAAVFGVPLFAAGFIPLIGQTVVPVIGAAVGGWLLAVELVGSPFYRRGKRLPDRRAALKADRATTLGFGVAVFVCFLIPLGAVLLMPAAVAGAALLARRSLGQPITEG; encoded by the coding sequence GTGAACGCATCCGGAATTCCCGGCACCGCCGTGGGCGCCGCCCGCCGGTTCGCCGGCGGGGCCGCGCTGCTGCTGCGGGGCATCGGTCTGTACGTGCGCAGCCCCGGACTGATGCTGCTGGGCGTCGTACCGGCCGTGATCTCCGGGGCGATCTTCCTGGCCGCGTACGCCGTCCTGGTGTTCTTCGTGAACGACCTGGCCGTGGCGGTGACCCCGTACGCCGACGACTGGCCGACCACGGCGCGCAGCCTGGTCCGGGTGATCGCCGCGCTGGCGTTCCTCGGCCTCGGCGGCCTGCTCGCGGTGCTCACCTTCACCGCCGTCACCCTGGTCATCGGCGACCCGTTCTACGAAAAGATCTCCGAGCGGGTGGAGCAGCGGTACGGCGGCGCGCCGGACACCGTCGAGGTGCCGTTCTGGCCGTCGCTGCGCCGCAGCGCCGCCGACTCGCTGCGCCTGGTGGCCCTGGCGGCAGTCTTCGGCGTCCCGCTGTTCGCCGCCGGCTTCATCCCGCTGATCGGCCAGACGGTGGTGCCGGTGATCGGCGCGGCGGTCGGCGGCTGGCTGCTCGCCGTGGAGCTGGTGGGCTCACCCTTCTACCGGCGGGGCAAGCGACTGCCGGACCGCCGAGCGGCGCTGAAGGCGGACCGCGCCACGACGCTCGGGTTCGGGGTGGCGGTCTTTGTCTGTTTCCTCATCCCGCTCGGTGCCGTGCTGCTGATGCCGGCGGCGGTGGCCGGCGCGGCGCTGCTGGCCCGCCGTTCACTGGGCCAACCCATCACGGAGGGCTGA
- a CDS encoding ricin-type beta-trefoil lectin domain protein — translation MILGTGSRSIRRFWTSTRAAVVVVSVLAAGLIVVMSSSSDAVAGERVRFVNATGETLWIGSGESGDGSRRIGGMPVLRPGESKSIVIPDGGQPGHWRGRFFARQRCSGDPGSTFKCLVGDCGPHLDHCVRGAEPVSLAEFNFDQNNPAAPWYNVSYVDALSTTITIEAPGAPNPALAGSCVRTDCSGGQMLAACPEAHAVRDPRRGDRINCVNPNRDAESAYTAALRPFGPRAYLWSTHDKVPGNQTVFNCPGCADFTVTFRNGGASAAPPAQRRDTRDSSEFALRGYADKCVDVPGGVSADGAQLQLWRCNGTPAQRFKRGPNGSLVALGKCMDVAWAKRDNGTKVQLAHCSGGPAQIWVAERGMLRNPHSGKCVDVRDWNAGDGAPLQIWECNPAGQANQTWRAIGR, via the coding sequence ATGATTCTGGGTACTGGCTCGCGTTCGATCCGCCGTTTCTGGACGAGCACGAGAGCTGCGGTGGTCGTCGTGTCGGTGCTCGCTGCCGGCCTGATCGTGGTGATGTCGAGCAGCTCCGACGCCGTCGCCGGTGAGCGGGTGAGGTTCGTCAACGCCACCGGCGAGACGTTGTGGATCGGCTCGGGCGAGAGTGGCGACGGCTCGCGCAGGATCGGCGGCATGCCGGTCCTGCGACCGGGCGAGTCGAAGAGCATCGTCATTCCGGACGGCGGTCAGCCGGGCCACTGGCGCGGCAGGTTCTTCGCCCGGCAACGGTGCAGCGGAGACCCCGGCAGCACTTTCAAGTGCCTGGTGGGCGACTGTGGTCCCCACCTGGACCACTGCGTGCGGGGCGCGGAGCCGGTGAGCCTGGCCGAGTTCAACTTCGACCAGAACAACCCGGCGGCTCCCTGGTACAACGTCAGCTATGTCGACGCGCTGTCGACGACGATCACGATCGAGGCGCCCGGTGCGCCGAACCCGGCCCTCGCCGGAAGCTGCGTCCGGACGGACTGCTCCGGTGGGCAGATGCTCGCCGCCTGCCCCGAGGCCCATGCCGTGCGTGATCCCCGGCGTGGCGACCGGATAAATTGCGTCAACCCCAACCGGGACGCGGAGAGCGCCTACACCGCCGCGCTGCGTCCCTTCGGCCCGCGGGCCTACCTGTGGTCGACCCACGACAAGGTCCCGGGCAACCAGACCGTCTTCAACTGCCCCGGGTGTGCGGACTTCACTGTCACCTTCCGCAACGGGGGTGCCTCGGCGGCCCCGCCCGCCCAGAGGCGCGACACGCGGGACTCATCCGAGTTCGCGCTGCGGGGATATGCCGACAAGTGCGTCGACGTGCCGGGTGGTGTCTCGGCCGACGGTGCACAGTTGCAGCTCTGGCGGTGCAACGGCACCCCGGCCCAGCGGTTCAAGCGCGGCCCGAACGGCTCCCTGGTGGCGCTCGGCAAGTGCATGGATGTCGCGTGGGCAAAACGGGACAACGGGACGAAGGTGCAGCTCGCGCACTGTAGTGGTGGGCCGGCGCAGATCTGGGTGGCCGAGCGGGGGATGCTGCGCAACCCGCACTCGGGCAAGTGCGTCGACGTGCGCGACTGGAACGCTGGCGACGGTGCCCCGTTGCAGATCTGGGAGTGCAATCCCGCGGGACAGGCCAACCAGACCTGGCGGGCGATCGGTCGCTGA